One genomic window of Chrysiogenes arsenatis DSM 11915 includes the following:
- a CDS encoding type II secretion system protein — protein MLTISRWQNGFTLIELAVVLAIIGILLGGAFYPLSSSLESMRRSDARKQLDRILESLYGFAQIHGRLPCPATPTLATGSNGAGNENCALDRGVVPWATLGLVETDPWGNRISYRIRDTFGTTVPKITLASEGNMTVRDQESGGTIIASLLPAVLVSHGKNGFYAYLPSGLRRGASGSADENTNNMSTVTFVMQDQTEYFDDIVSWVSPYLFAQRMVAAGQLP, from the coding sequence ATGTTAACTATCTCTCGCTGGCAGAACGGTTTCACCCTTATCGAACTCGCGGTTGTGCTGGCGATCATCGGCATTCTGCTCGGTGGCGCTTTTTACCCGCTTTCGTCGAGTCTTGAAAGTATGCGCCGCAGCGATGCCCGCAAGCAACTCGACCGCATCCTTGAATCGCTCTACGGTTTCGCGCAAATACACGGGCGGCTCCCTTGCCCCGCTACGCCAACACTTGCGACTGGTTCGAATGGCGCCGGAAACGAAAACTGCGCTCTCGATCGTGGTGTTGTGCCGTGGGCAACCCTTGGTCTGGTGGAAACCGACCCGTGGGGCAACCGCATTTCGTACCGCATTCGCGACACCTTCGGTACCACAGTTCCAAAAATCACTCTGGCTTCGGAAGGGAATATGACGGTGCGTGATCAAGAAAGCGGTGGCACAATTATCGCAAGTCTACTTCCTGCTGTACTCGTATCACACGGTAAAAATGGATTTTATGCCTACCTTCCCAGTGGTTTACGCCGTGGTGCGTCGGGTAGCGCTGACGAAAATACCAACAACATGAGCACGGTCACTTTTGTCATGCAGGATCAAACTGAATATTTTGATGACATCGTCAGCTGGGTATCGCCGTACCTCTTCGCGCAGCGAATGGTTGCTGCGGGACAGTTACCATAA
- a CDS encoding type II secretion system protein, whose product MHHRTHAGFTLIEAAIVLVIVGLLIGGILKGQELIASAKVKQTISDMNGISTAYNAYVDEYRRQPGDDGPAATLTARGGSWSELSGSAVGNRNGIVDAALASTFTGSEEGGYFWNHLRAAGFMSGDVQATGVDTLPLNPFGGRFGFTSATAFGLTGNKICASEVSGRAAAAIDTQIDDGKPNSGQVRAAQATAGAHTAPSATAATSYSEDQVYTLCRRL is encoded by the coding sequence ATGCACCATCGAACACATGCCGGTTTTACGCTTATTGAAGCCGCTATTGTCCTGGTTATTGTCGGACTATTGATTGGAGGGATTTTAAAAGGTCAAGAACTGATTGCTTCGGCCAAGGTCAAGCAGACGATCAGCGATATGAATGGCATATCTACCGCCTACAATGCATACGTTGACGAATATCGCCGCCAACCCGGCGACGATGGTCCTGCGGCAACGCTCACCGCTCGCGGAGGAAGCTGGTCGGAACTTTCCGGGAGTGCGGTCGGTAACCGCAATGGCATTGTTGACGCCGCACTTGCTAGCACGTTTACTGGAAGTGAAGAAGGGGGGTATTTCTGGAATCATTTGCGTGCGGCGGGATTTATGAGTGGCGATGTTCAAGCGACAGGAGTAGACACGCTGCCACTGAATCCGTTTGGTGGACGATTCGGCTTCACGAGTGCCACTGCCTTTGGGCTGACGGGCAATAAAATTTGTGCTTCCGAAGTTTCCGGTAGGGCGGCTGCGGCTATTGATACCCAAATCGACGATGGAAAGCCAAATTCAGGGCAAGTGCGCGCGGCACAAGCCACCGCTGGCGCACATACCGCACCAAGTGCTACCGCGGCTACGTCATATAGCGAAGATCAAGTGTACACGCTCTGTCGACGACTGTAA